CTGAATCAATCAAAAATCTTATTGATTTGATTCATCCCATTTCATTTATTTGGGCGAGAGGGAGGCTGTGAGTCACCTGGGCTACGAATTTTTCCGTTGGTTGATTCTCGAAATCATCTCTTGAAAAAAAGAAGGCCCTCGGGTCCAGACCCACAAATGAATAGGAAGCGAGGCGAGGGTCCTTCATTAAAGGGGGGAAAAGAGGGGGGGGGCTTTATTCTTAGGGGGCCGCCTTGCGCAGCTTTAGAAAGGAGAGAATTTTAGAAAGTCATTCTCTCCAACCTTTTCTATCTATCTTTAGAAGTAGGGCGAGAGAAACTCATTATGATATTTGCGTTGGTGTTTCCAACGAAACTAAGAACTTTTCTTCTTTCTCATTCGGAAGGCTCAGTCCCACACCCTGACTTCAATGATGGGAATAACCTCCGCACTCCGGTGCTCCACTGAACAACAGTTCTCTGCCTTACTATATATAGAATAGTGGTCGATCCTTCGGGAGTTACATTCGTAACTTAATGTAATGTTATGTTCATGCGGTCTTATTCTATCTTTCCAAGAGTACTACCCTGTGCGTAGTCCATGTCTAGGGAGCATACTTGACAGGAGATAGACACAGGCAGTAGAGGGGTCCCCCACTTCGATTCCCGCCCCATTAGCATCTATGATCCTAGATAAGGGATTAGTCCGTTAGGTCTTTTCGGTCCGGAGCCGGCTGGTAATGGACCTACTTACCTTGCTTGTAGACCTACTGCGGAGCTAACCCTTATTCTATTGGTTTGGTAGTTGCTCCCAAAACGATTTCTTTATGCCCATCAAAGGACCTCGAGGTGCTAATCCACGAAAAAGGATACGAGAAATGTTTATCATATACAGAATGAGGGCAACCCGTGTAAATACATCTATTTCTTACTCTTGCAAAGGAACTCTTTCTTGGCAACTTGGACAACTTATAACGATGTTTGTCCCACATATCACTAGGAAGATCAAGATATTTACAAAGGGCTTTATAAAGATTTCGTCTCAATTCATATTTAGCCGCGAGCAATCTACGTTTGTGATCTCATATATTTCTCTTCTCCGACATCTTACTGAGTTCCCCCCTCATCTTTTCGCAAAAAGCCGCTCCGATGGTAAAGTCTCGTCTTATTTGTTGGCTTAAGTTACAATAGAAATATTGAACCCTAGAATATGTTCAAAGATCTCGAAATGATCTTCCAATTCGGGGGAGAATTCGCAAAATTTCGTTTCCATCGAGAATTGAATTGACCTTTCCCTTATTTCGACTGGAGAATCTAACAGAGACATTACTGTGGATATTCTGACAAACTAATTAGACATTCCATGCCCTCGGAGAGTTCTTTGTCATGCTAGGTCACTGACATATCCTTTTTTGTCTTTAATGGACCCCAAGAATGGATTGGATCAAAACGACTTTCCTGTTGAAGACCTTTGCGTCTGTATTAATTTCTGACCGCACGGAATCTCCATAGCCAATTTTCCATTTTTGATAGAAGGTGCTGTCTTTGGTACTACTATTATTTTACACGATCTAGGAACTTCCATAATATTGGCATGATTCGGTTTGAGCAACAGATCCTGACGTGAGATATTTTTGTAATGAAAATAGAGTGGAAACATGAGTTGATCCATAATGAGTATTACATTTAAGTTCTCTTAAAGAAGACCGCCAACTCCTATCCCGAAGATACAAAGCGACCAGTCCTCTTCTCTTGTGTCGAAGTGTAGTGTAGTGTGGTGAGGTTTTGCCTCACAGAAAGAGTGGGAAATTGGGagaaaaaaatgaagaatttcgaatctaaaaataaaaatatatatttttccccAACGACAAAGGAACTTACGGGCGGGGCATTTTCGGGGAGTAGCTCGCTTCCGATTACTCAATAGGCAATTCCTCGCACATAATTAAGGGAGCCATTGAAAGGTGACTAAAATACTAGAAACGGGGACTACCCGAGCTAATGATAGAGGCAAGAACACTTTCCTGCCAAGTCCCATTAATTGATCATAACGATATTGTGAAAATGCTGCACAGACCCATATATATAGGAACAGAAAAAGAATCCCCTTGATACTAAACCAGATCGAGCCCGGGATCTTCTACGAAATGGGAAGATCTAGGATAGGTAGCCAACCTCCTGGAGAGAGCGATGTGCATAGACCAGGTGAGTAGGGATGCAGCTCCGTGGACCGCTCGTCGGGCCTGATAGGTGGTGGTATCACACCCTTCTCAAAGGAACCGTACGTGACACTCTCGCGTCATACGGCTCCGTCCCGGAAGCAGGACCTTCCCTTTCCTTTGACCAACGGGTCCTCAAACCTTTATGATTTCGTGCCGAACCTGGTCTCCATCTTCGAACTTCTCGTTCGATGAGACCCCAGGTCTCGCTGTTTCCTTTTTCTAGGTCACGCCTTAAACTCGTTAGAAAGAGGATCTGGCTAGCTGCAAGCATATCTTTTACCTCACCGGCCACATAGTCTGCAACGTCTTTCACTGTATCACATTTGTCGGGGCTGGATCCCCTTTCTTGAGCGATCACCTTCGCTCGTTGGTAGAATGCCTTGATGCATGCATCTAGTTTGTTAGGGTGACACTCTGCTTCTTTATACTCTTTGGAGGCGATAAACTCCCGTTCCCCTTCTCCTTTCTTACTCTTACGAGGATGGTTCAAGGGGAGCCGGTTCTGCCTCCGGCTGAGGAGGGAAATTTCAATCGATACATGGTAGCTTCGACGAGCTGGGACGTGGAAGTGAAAACCCTACCCTTCTTTTCTACTGACTATCTAAGGAGCAAATCCAAAGTCGGTTCTCAAGGCCTAGAAGCTCGGGGATTGAATACCCTTATGTTCCAAGTGACTAGCTTGGCTGGTGATGCGTTCACCCACTTGCACGCTTCCTTGCAAGCACAAAATCCTTAGTTCACCCGCTACCACACGGGCCGGTGTACTCTTATCGCTAACCCTGAGAGAGGCTTACTCTAACAACCAACCGATTCATTATCTCTAGCCGCAAGAATTAAGAAATAGCAATGTATTAGGGGTTGAGCTTACCTTCCGCTCAGGAACAAGAAATGGAGCTATTAAGTTAAGGTACCGCTTTCCTTTTTCTAACTCTTCTTTGGGTTCCCTATCGATGCGTGTATGCCTTCGTCGAAGAAATAAGGGGAATCACAAGAAATATTTATAGACCTAGGCCTAATTCCATCGATGAATCATTCGAGAATGAATTTAGCGAGACTAATCTAATCTTATTCAACCTTAGATGGGATTTAGGGCGAAGCCTGGGGCGGTCTCTGCCTTCTTAAACGTGGCCCACCAACTTGAAGTCTGATTTTAAAATCTCTCTCTACATTCACAAAATATCTCGCGCCCTTCTCGTAATTTTGACTTGCTCTTAGGCTACCGTTGACCGGCTTCGTGAGACCATTTTCGTCTACAGACACATGGCTAAGCGCTATTGGGCATAACTTTCTCAATCCACGCTAACTAATAGAAGAAAAGAAGATCTTATAAGAGACTCACCCCATCTTTACATAAGCAATTTCTTGAACGGAAAAAATAGATGCTTTCACAGTCTACTTTGACTTTAGGGATTTGCTTCATCATTAGCTAAAGAAGAGAGAGAAGGGGGAATCTTAGTCTAATTGTCCGAAGTGATTCTTTCTTGATTGGATGCCAGCTTTCTCTTAATTCCTATCGTGTACTTACATACAAATCTATAGGTAGTTCATCTCCTTTTAAGAAAAATATCCAAAGTTTTCATTTTTGATCGAATTCTGTCTAGTAAGCCTCGAGATCTTACAGATGCTGTTGAGAATCGTCATTTACCAATCATGTATCAGACGTACCATCCCTTGAAATAAGTAAAGGGTGCAAAGATGCGGACTTGACTGTGCCCAATCTCGAAATTGGTTCTATACATATGACCAACAACGAGAAAAATAAATGCAATAGCTAAATGGCGATGGGCAATATCAATCAGCCATAAACCCACAGTTACTGGATCTTATCCTCCACGAAAAGTAAgaaatttttcatattttgaccaATTCAAGGTGAAAAATGGAATTGCTCC
This sequence is a window from Nicotiana tomentosiformis chromosome 5, ASM39032v3, whole genome shotgun sequence. Protein-coding genes within it:
- the LOC108943327 gene encoding LOW QUALITY PROTEIN: large ribosomal subunit protein uL5m (The sequence of the model RefSeq protein was modified relative to this genomic sequence to represent the inferred CDS: inserted 2 bases in 1 codon; substituted 5 bases at 5 genomic stop codons): MDQLMFPLYFHYKNISRQDLLLKPNHANIMEVPRSCKIIVVPKTAPSIKNGKLAMEIPCGQKLIQTQRSSTGKSFXSNPFLGSIKDKKGYVSDLAXQRTLRGHGMSNXFVRISTVMSLLDSPVEIRERSIQFSMETKFCEFSPELEDHFEIFEHILGFNISIVTXANKXDETLPSXSGFLRKDEGGTQ